Proteins encoded within one genomic window of Cellulomonas xiejunii:
- a CDS encoding dynamin family protein, with product MPAQTSVPAPGDFGEPSDAQQILARPLAQTSLLDAVRDLRRDVEATTFPLEIEGVEEARASRGRLVDQLDEHLVPRLTELSAPAVVVVAGSTGAGKSTLVNSLVGREVSAAGVLRPTTREPVLVHHPLDTDLLSHHPVLDEVQAVAVDTVPRGIAILDAPDLDSVLDANRDTAHRLLEAADLWLFVTTASRYGDALPWQVLRSAVERSTSVAMVLNRVPVASMPTVRGDLLDRLRAHGLAGSPLFVIPDVGPHSGPLTPAVVAPVLRWLTMLAGPDRARTVVARTLRGALSALRPWVDELAEAVQDQADAAERIGQTLDEATAAPGDAAAETIRAGAVADGAVRARWAQLVAKGAPFARLVGRSGRVRGSGRTARARGAAVAPLVSDLTESTTSVLTAVGHRANAALRAALTGPSAPPGGASVLERWPDGEASRAAAAERAARAWTGEGARLVRVALAGSAADSRRRAQVGKAVGEEALTALALAAAAGLDEAASAVRTLLGSAGDDVVSALREDLVRRARAQVDLERTIADRTLDDPDLAADASSRLRLRLAVLKGLT from the coding sequence GTGCCTGCGCAGACGTCAGTGCCTGCGCCGGGTGACTTCGGCGAGCCGTCGGATGCCCAGCAGATCCTGGCCCGGCCGCTCGCGCAGACGTCGCTGCTGGACGCGGTGCGCGACCTGCGCCGCGACGTCGAGGCCACGACGTTCCCCCTCGAGATCGAGGGCGTCGAGGAGGCGCGGGCGTCCCGCGGCCGCCTGGTCGACCAGCTCGACGAGCACCTCGTGCCGCGTCTGACCGAGCTGTCGGCACCCGCCGTCGTCGTGGTCGCCGGCTCGACGGGCGCGGGCAAGTCGACCCTCGTGAACTCGCTCGTCGGACGTGAGGTGAGCGCCGCGGGCGTCCTGCGCCCGACGACGCGTGAGCCCGTGCTCGTCCACCACCCCCTCGACACCGACCTGCTGTCGCACCACCCGGTGCTCGACGAGGTCCAGGCCGTCGCGGTCGACACCGTGCCGCGCGGCATCGCGATCCTCGACGCCCCCGACCTGGACTCCGTCCTCGACGCCAACCGGGACACCGCCCACCGGCTGCTCGAGGCGGCGGACCTGTGGCTCTTCGTCACGACCGCGTCCCGGTACGGCGACGCGCTGCCGTGGCAGGTGCTCCGGTCGGCCGTCGAGCGCAGCACGTCCGTCGCCATGGTGCTCAACCGCGTGCCGGTCGCCTCGATGCCGACCGTCCGCGGTGACCTGCTCGACCGGCTGCGCGCGCACGGGCTGGCGGGGTCGCCGCTCTTCGTCATCCCGGACGTCGGTCCGCACTCCGGCCCCCTGACGCCCGCCGTCGTCGCTCCCGTCCTGCGGTGGCTGACCATGCTCGCCGGGCCGGACCGTGCGCGCACGGTGGTCGCCCGCACGCTGCGTGGTGCGCTCAGCGCGCTGCGCCCGTGGGTCGACGAGCTCGCGGAGGCCGTGCAGGACCAGGCGGACGCGGCAGAGCGCATCGGTCAGACGCTCGACGAGGCGACGGCGGCGCCCGGCGACGCGGCCGCGGAGACGATCCGCGCCGGTGCGGTGGCCGACGGGGCGGTGCGGGCCCGCTGGGCGCAGCTGGTGGCCAAGGGTGCGCCGTTCGCCCGGCTCGTGGGCCGCTCGGGACGCGTCCGCGGCTCCGGCCGCACGGCACGTGCTCGCGGCGCCGCCGTCGCGCCGCTGGTGAGTGACCTCACCGAGTCGACGACCTCCGTGCTCACCGCCGTCGGGCACCGGGCGAACGCAGCGCTGCGAGCGGCCCTCACCGGCCCGTCGGCACCTCCCGGTGGCGCGTCGGTGCTCGAACGCTGGCCGGACGGTGAGGCGTCGCGCGCCGCGGCCGCCGAGCGTGCCGCGCGCGCCTGGACCGGTGAGGGCGCCCGCCTCGTACGGGTCGCGCTGGCAGGCAGCGCAGCGGACTCGCGCCGCCGCGCGCAGGTCGGCAAGGCCGTCGGTGAAGAGGCGCTGACCGCTCTGGCGCTCGCCGCCGCGGCCGGACTGGACGAGGCGGCCTCGGCGGTCCGCACGCTCCTGGGCTCCGCGGGTGACGACGTCGTGTCGGCGCTGCGGGAGGACCTGGTGCGCCGTGCGCGTGCGCAGGTGGACCTCGAGCGGACGATCGCGGACCGCACGCTCGACGACCCGGACCTCGCAGCCGACGCCTCGTCGCGCCTGCGGCTGCGCCTCGCCGTCCTCAAGGGGCTGACATGA
- a CDS encoding acyl-CoA thioesterase, with protein sequence MARITVPVQLRWSDMDAYAHVNNVEMLRLLEEARIEVFWRHPEGPDGTVPDGARPTAVLDAGPGALTSTLVARQEIQYVRPLPYRRAPVVIELWLGHLGGASLDVCYEVRDAPTTVEGSVVFAVATTTIVLVDTATGAPRRLTADERAVWTPYLEDPVVIRRRA encoded by the coding sequence ATGGCCAGGATCACGGTGCCGGTGCAGCTGCGCTGGTCCGACATGGACGCGTACGCGCACGTCAACAACGTGGAGATGCTGCGCCTCCTGGAGGAGGCGCGCATCGAGGTCTTCTGGCGCCACCCCGAGGGTCCGGACGGCACGGTGCCCGACGGCGCCCGCCCGACAGCGGTGCTCGACGCGGGGCCGGGTGCCCTGACCTCCACGCTCGTGGCCCGCCAGGAGATCCAGTACGTGCGCCCCCTGCCGTACCGGCGTGCGCCCGTCGTCATCGAGCTGTGGCTGGGGCACCTCGGCGGTGCGAGCCTGGACGTCTGCTACGAGGTCCGCGACGCGCCGACGACCGTCGAGGGCTCGGTCGTCTTCGCGGTCGCGACCACGACGATCGTGCTGGTCGACACCGCGACCGGGGCCCCGCGCCGCCTCACCGCCGACGAGCGCGCGGTGTGGACCCCCTACCTGGAGGACCCCGTCGTCATCCGCCGTCGCGCGTGA
- a CDS encoding dynamin family protein, producing the protein MTEPEVDDTVESEVSGPSGTSDGAVSGLLDALERLQQRLATLALPLEAPGVAEARADRAAALAQLDDYLLPRLRARSAPLLVVVGGSTGAGKSTLVNSLLGVQVSAPGVLRPTTRAPVLVHHPLDERWYSTDRVLPGLARLTAAPVTADAPAGSGVADPARALRLVASPALPRGLALLDAPDVDSVDVANRRLAAQLLDAADLWLFVTTAARYADAVPWDLLLRAAQRHAQVALVVDRVDPGTEEVAADLRRMMDENGLPDARLFLVPESPLVDGLLPESAVSDVATWLTALGADAPAREAVALATRDGVVDDLARRAQVLADAADVQAATDRRLRAVVAGAYADAATHVQLATSDGAMLRGEVLARWQEFVGTGELLRSVEHGVGRVRDAVTAFFRGTPAQAPRVEQAIAHGLTAVVLDASDAAAERTHAAWRGDPAGAALLPGLDLARASTTLRAEVDAQVRGWQSDVLELVREQGESRRGTARYLSFGVNAAGVSLMVLAFASTGGLTGIEVGIAGGTALVAQKLLEAVFGDDAVRRLTTYARERLDARVDGVLAQEAERYTAQLDALGSADVDGAALRAAGRDVERAASAERSVRSEAVPGSAPAVSNALRGAGTSTGAPGPRRDVPRGADREEPDTRRPGFWRRLLGGTQDDA; encoded by the coding sequence ATGACGGAGCCCGAGGTCGACGACACGGTGGAGTCCGAGGTCAGCGGCCCGTCCGGGACGTCCGACGGAGCGGTGAGCGGCCTGCTCGACGCGCTCGAACGCCTGCAGCAGCGGCTCGCGACGCTCGCGCTCCCGCTCGAGGCGCCCGGCGTCGCCGAGGCGCGTGCCGACCGGGCGGCCGCGCTCGCGCAGCTCGACGACTACCTGCTGCCACGCCTGCGCGCACGCTCGGCCCCGCTGCTCGTCGTCGTCGGCGGGTCCACGGGCGCCGGCAAGTCGACCCTCGTCAACTCGCTCCTGGGGGTGCAGGTGTCGGCACCCGGCGTGCTGCGCCCCACCACCCGGGCCCCCGTCCTCGTGCATCACCCGCTCGACGAGCGCTGGTACTCGACGGACCGTGTCCTGCCAGGCCTGGCACGTCTCACCGCCGCGCCGGTGACGGCCGATGCACCGGCCGGCAGCGGCGTCGCCGATCCCGCGCGGGCCCTGCGCCTCGTCGCGTCGCCGGCGCTGCCGCGCGGGCTCGCGCTGCTCGACGCGCCCGACGTCGACTCGGTCGACGTCGCCAACCGGCGTCTCGCCGCGCAGCTGCTCGACGCGGCCGACCTGTGGCTGTTCGTCACGACCGCCGCGCGGTACGCCGACGCCGTCCCCTGGGACCTGCTGCTCCGGGCAGCGCAGCGGCACGCGCAGGTCGCACTCGTCGTCGACCGCGTCGACCCGGGGACCGAGGAGGTCGCCGCCGACCTGCGACGCATGATGGACGAGAACGGCCTGCCGGACGCGCGGCTGTTCCTCGTCCCCGAGTCCCCGCTGGTCGACGGGCTGCTGCCCGAGTCGGCCGTGTCCGACGTCGCGACGTGGCTCACGGCGCTGGGGGCGGACGCGCCCGCACGGGAGGCGGTCGCTCTGGCCACCCGGGACGGCGTCGTCGACGACCTGGCCCGGCGCGCGCAGGTGCTCGCCGACGCTGCGGACGTGCAGGCCGCAACCGACCGTCGGCTCCGTGCGGTGGTGGCGGGCGCCTACGCCGACGCCGCGACGCACGTGCAGCTGGCGACGTCCGACGGGGCGATGCTGCGCGGCGAGGTCCTGGCCCGCTGGCAGGAGTTCGTCGGCACCGGGGAGCTGCTGCGTTCGGTCGAGCACGGTGTCGGCCGGGTGCGTGACGCGGTCACTGCGTTCTTCCGCGGCACGCCGGCGCAGGCGCCCCGCGTCGAGCAGGCGATCGCGCACGGGCTCACCGCCGTCGTGCTCGACGCCTCGGACGCCGCCGCCGAGCGCACGCACGCGGCGTGGCGCGGTGACCCCGCGGGTGCCGCGCTGCTGCCCGGGCTGGACCTGGCGCGCGCGTCGACGACGCTGCGGGCCGAGGTCGACGCGCAGGTGCGCGGGTGGCAGTCGGACGTGCTGGAGCTCGTGCGGGAGCAGGGCGAGTCACGGCGGGGGACCGCCCGCTACCTGTCGTTCGGCGTCAACGCCGCCGGCGTGAGCCTCATGGTGCTCGCCTTCGCGTCGACGGGCGGTCTGACGGGCATCGAGGTGGGCATCGCCGGCGGCACCGCACTCGTCGCGCAGAAGCTCCTCGAGGCGGTCTTCGGCGACGACGCGGTCCGTCGGCTGACCACCTACGCGCGCGAGCGCCTCGACGCACGCGTCGACGGTGTGCTCGCTCAGGAGGCCGAGCGGTACACCGCGCAGCTCGACGCACTCGGCTCCGCCGACGTCGACGGGGCCGCGCTGCGCGCCGCAGGTCGGGATGTCGAGCGGGCGGCGAGCGCCGAGCGGTCGGTGCGCTCGGAGGCTGTCCCCGGCTCGGCGCCCGCAGTGAGCAACGCGCTGCGCGGTGCAGGGACGTCCACCGGTGCGCCGGGCCCGCGACGCGACGTACCGCGCGGGGCGGACCGCGAGGAGCCCGACACCCGGCGCCCGGGGTTCTGGCGGCGACTGCTCGGCGGGACGCAGGACGACGCATGA
- a CDS encoding GNAT family N-acetyltransferase, giving the protein MRTTSDWRVVDAPPAPTDLDHPDTWAYQALCDIDHALELARYGWTDLWAPLHVRLPIYADQEYASQHLAVAVAPDAPAVPGADDVLGTVTVLMPRHDNTHLAQLHLQVRPGWQGRGVGTALLRHAERVMSENERRTVIVWSGHAPEPPPGPGVLDAPTGEGRVPADAPAARFALRHGFHLEQVVRHSVLTLPADPSARADLLADARAHAGADYRTHTWWDTVPDAWLDALAVLWTRMSTDAPNAGYDIGEDTWDAARVRHHLESRAQQHQRVLLTAAEHVPTGTLAAFTELAVPAPDVPFGFQGDTLVLADHRGRRLGMLVKGVNLEAYTAWRPGERRLHTWNAQENEHMLAINVALGFRPTGIAAGWQRRTG; this is encoded by the coding sequence ATGCGCACGACGAGCGACTGGCGGGTGGTCGACGCGCCGCCCGCACCCACCGACCTCGACCACCCCGACACCTGGGCCTACCAGGCGCTGTGTGACATCGACCACGCGCTCGAGCTCGCGCGCTACGGCTGGACGGACCTGTGGGCGCCGCTGCACGTGCGCCTTCCCATCTACGCCGACCAGGAGTACGCGAGCCAGCACCTCGCGGTCGCCGTCGCGCCCGATGCCCCGGCCGTGCCGGGGGCCGACGACGTCCTCGGCACGGTCACCGTCCTCATGCCGCGCCACGACAACACGCACCTCGCCCAGCTGCACCTGCAGGTGCGACCCGGGTGGCAAGGGCGCGGCGTGGGGACGGCGCTGCTGCGGCATGCCGAGCGCGTCATGTCCGAGAACGAGCGCCGCACGGTCATCGTGTGGTCCGGGCACGCGCCCGAGCCCCCACCAGGTCCCGGCGTGCTCGACGCCCCGACGGGCGAGGGGCGCGTCCCTGCGGATGCTCCCGCCGCACGGTTCGCGCTCCGGCACGGCTTCCACCTGGAGCAGGTCGTCCGCCACTCCGTCCTGACGCTGCCCGCCGACCCGTCGGCACGCGCGGACCTGCTCGCCGACGCCCGGGCCCACGCCGGGGCGGACTACCGCACGCACACGTGGTGGGACACCGTTCCGGACGCGTGGCTCGACGCCCTCGCGGTGCTGTGGACCCGCATGAGCACGGACGCGCCGAACGCCGGCTACGACATCGGCGAGGACACGTGGGACGCAGCTCGGGTGCGGCACCACCTGGAGTCGCGCGCGCAGCAGCACCAGCGGGTCCTGCTGACCGCCGCGGAGCACGTGCCGACCGGCACGCTGGCCGCGTTCACCGAGCTGGCGGTCCCCGCGCCCGACGTGCCGTTCGGCTTCCAGGGCGACACGCTCGTGCTGGCCGACCACCGCGGACGACGCCTCGGCATGCTGGTCAAGGGCGTCAACCTCGAGGCCTACACCGCCTGGCGGCCGGGTGAACGGCGGTTGCACACCTGGAACGCGCAGGAGAACGAGCACATGCTCGCCATCAACGTCGCGCTCGGCTTCCGGCCCACAGGTATCGCCGCGGGTTGGCAGCGCCGCACGGGCTGA
- a CDS encoding GTPase → MSDDPSSTTTIPVAAGDEGPTRDVGVEPSASTGGAVRGATTAALDERVDALDGALAVGGTRFDPAVMVRVAATIDRVRERLALGVDHTVVALAGGTGSGKSSLFNAVSGLKFADVGVRRPTTSRVTACVWGSDGGPLLDWIGVEPEDRIERESLLDGDSEAGLRGLVLLDLPDHDSIAPEHREVVDRVLPQVDLLIWVVDPQKYADNALHAGYLRGMTGRDASMLLVLNQVDTVPPAVRGDLVQDVRRLLVEDGLPDVEVHEVSTVTGEGVAGLREALADAVDRRSVAAVHADAEIADAARLVQSQTAAREPAPSALAIGVVVDRLSAAAGLTAVGDAVAAAVRGGAGTPPRLGEVHADGVGLARASWLSSVTQGLPQPWAADLRSRVATTAELRLAVTDALAHVPLAARRSRAAVVLLLLAAVAGVAGLVGAGLLLADGLGAAVPWLPATSVVAGLLGLAVLLLAASTVVRRRAARARGARVVADGRAAIESAARGRLLAPTQDVLAEHRHARELAARALGDS, encoded by the coding sequence ATGAGCGACGACCCGTCGAGCACCACGACGATCCCCGTCGCCGCCGGCGACGAGGGCCCCACGCGCGACGTCGGTGTCGAGCCCAGCGCCTCGACCGGTGGGGCCGTTCGCGGCGCGACCACGGCCGCGCTCGACGAGCGGGTCGACGCGCTCGACGGTGCGCTCGCAGTCGGCGGGACGCGGTTCGACCCCGCCGTGATGGTCCGCGTCGCCGCGACGATCGACCGCGTCCGGGAGCGTCTCGCGCTGGGCGTGGACCACACCGTCGTCGCGCTCGCCGGGGGCACGGGGTCCGGCAAGTCGAGCCTCTTCAACGCGGTCAGCGGACTGAAGTTCGCCGACGTGGGCGTGCGCCGGCCGACCACCTCGCGCGTCACCGCGTGCGTGTGGGGCTCCGACGGCGGGCCGCTGCTGGACTGGATCGGCGTCGAGCCGGAGGACCGCATCGAGCGTGAGAGCCTGCTCGACGGGGACAGCGAGGCCGGCCTGCGCGGCCTGGTTTTGCTCGACCTGCCCGACCACGACTCGATCGCCCCCGAGCACCGCGAGGTCGTCGACCGGGTCCTGCCGCAGGTCGACCTGCTCATCTGGGTCGTCGACCCGCAGAAGTACGCCGACAACGCCCTGCACGCCGGCTACCTGCGCGGCATGACGGGTCGCGACGCGTCGATGCTGCTCGTCCTCAACCAGGTCGACACCGTGCCGCCCGCCGTGCGCGGCGACCTCGTCCAGGACGTCCGGCGGCTGCTCGTCGAGGACGGGCTGCCGGACGTGGAGGTCCACGAGGTGTCGACCGTGACGGGAGAGGGTGTGGCCGGGTTGCGCGAAGCGCTCGCCGACGCCGTCGACCGCCGGTCGGTCGCCGCCGTGCACGCGGACGCGGAGATCGCCGACGCCGCGCGCCTCGTCCAGTCGCAGACGGCGGCGCGCGAACCCGCGCCGAGCGCGCTGGCGATCGGCGTGGTCGTGGACCGGCTGTCCGCAGCGGCGGGACTGACCGCCGTCGGTGACGCGGTCGCGGCCGCCGTGCGCGGTGGCGCGGGCACACCTCCGCGGCTCGGCGAGGTGCACGCCGACGGTGTCGGGCTCGCGCGGGCGTCGTGGCTCTCGAGCGTCACGCAGGGGCTGCCGCAGCCCTGGGCGGCCGACCTGCGCTCGCGCGTCGCGACGACGGCCGAGCTGCGGCTGGCGGTGACCGACGCGCTCGCGCACGTCCCGCTCGCCGCCCGTCGCTCCCGTGCCGCGGTCGTGCTGCTCCTGCTCGCGGCGGTGGCCGGGGTCGCGGGGCTCGTCGGTGCGGGGCTCCTGCTGGCGGACGGCCTCGGTGCCGCGGTTCCGTGGCTGCCGGCGACGTCGGTGGTCGCAGGGCTCCTCGGGCTCGCCGTGCTCCTGCTCGCGGCGTCGACGGTCGTGCGGCGCCGTGCAGCCCGTGCGCGTGGTGCACGTGTCGTCGCCGACGGCCGGGCGGCGATCGAGTCGGCGGCGCGCGGCCGCCTCCTGGCACCGACCCAGGACGTGCTGGCCGAGCACCGGCACGCCCGCGAGCTCGCGGCGCGGGCGCTCGGCGACAGCTGA
- a CDS encoding GTPase — MSLTLDERVAALDAALDAGDGRLPATLVTQTRDLLARVRERAGLSAEHTVVALAGATGSGKSSLFNALVGADLASTGVQRPTTSHPLAVVVGDDPDGDGPARLLDWLEVGRRHALPAGPPGTHPDGGQRPGAAVRGARLADGLVLLDLPDHDSVVVEHRVRAERLVSRADLLVWVVDPQKYADAALHDRYLRPLAGHDDVVVLVLNQADRLSAGDVDSVLGDLRRLAAADGLERARVLAASARTGAGVDDLRALVAQAVERREATNQRFGADLRTAARGVADACGPEPRGRRRDVATDRLLDALEDAAGVPTVVTAVRRSAVRRAGAHTGWPPVRWLARLRPDPLRRLHLAPRSAAEADVTRTSLPPAGPAQRATAATAVRDHADAVLAGAPDTWVLAARARLDTAALPDALDHAVARTPLLPERAVWWWRVAGALQWLLLAAAVTGALWLAGIALLAYLQLPDPVTPVWGPAPAPTVLLVGGVLAGLLVAAVGALAGRLGARARARAARRRLRASVAEVAQRLVLTPLAAQTDALAACRRQAARAAGR; from the coding sequence ATGAGCCTGACCCTCGATGAGCGCGTCGCCGCGCTCGACGCCGCGCTGGACGCCGGTGACGGCCGGTTGCCCGCGACGCTGGTCACGCAGACGCGCGACCTGCTGGCTCGGGTACGCGAGCGCGCCGGGCTGTCGGCCGAGCACACCGTGGTGGCGCTCGCGGGTGCGACCGGCTCGGGCAAGTCGTCGCTCTTCAACGCGCTCGTCGGCGCGGACCTGGCCAGCACGGGCGTGCAGCGGCCGACGACGTCCCACCCCCTGGCCGTCGTCGTCGGTGACGACCCGGACGGAGACGGGCCTGCCCGGCTGCTCGACTGGCTCGAGGTCGGGCGTCGTCACGCACTGCCGGCCGGGCCGCCCGGCACGCACCCCGACGGCGGGCAACGGCCCGGGGCCGCCGTCCGCGGTGCCCGGCTGGCCGACGGGCTGGTGCTGCTGGACCTGCCCGACCACGACTCGGTGGTCGTCGAGCACCGCGTGCGGGCCGAACGGCTGGTGTCCCGTGCCGACCTGCTGGTCTGGGTGGTCGACCCGCAGAAGTACGCGGACGCCGCGCTGCACGACCGCTACCTCCGGCCGCTCGCGGGGCACGACGACGTCGTCGTGCTCGTCCTGAACCAGGCGGACCGGCTCAGCGCGGGCGACGTCGACTCCGTCCTGGGCGACCTGCGCCGGCTCGCCGCCGCCGACGGCCTGGAGCGTGCCCGGGTCCTCGCCGCGTCCGCACGGACGGGCGCCGGTGTCGACGACCTGCGGGCACTGGTCGCGCAGGCCGTCGAGCGACGTGAGGCGACGAACCAGCGCTTCGGCGCCGATCTGCGCACCGCGGCCCGGGGCGTCGCCGACGCCTGCGGTCCGGAGCCGCGGGGACGTCGCCGTGACGTCGCCACCGACCGGCTGCTCGACGCGCTGGAGGACGCGGCGGGCGTGCCGACCGTGGTGACGGCCGTGCGGCGCTCGGCGGTGCGGCGCGCCGGTGCGCACACCGGCTGGCCCCCGGTGCGCTGGTTGGCGCGACTGCGCCCCGACCCGCTGCGGCGGCTGCACCTGGCACCCCGGTCCGCCGCCGAGGCGGACGTGACCCGCACGTCGTTGCCGCCGGCCGGGCCCGCGCAGCGGGCGACGGCAGCGACCGCCGTGCGCGACCACGCGGACGCCGTGCTGGCCGGCGCCCCCGACACCTGGGTGCTGGCGGCCCGCGCGCGCCTCGACACCGCCGCGCTGCCCGACGCCCTCGACCACGCCGTCGCGCGCACGCCGCTGCTGCCCGAGCGCGCGGTCTGGTGGTGGCGCGTCGCGGGAGCCCTGCAGTGGCTGCTGCTCGCCGCCGCGGTCACCGGTGCCCTGTGGCTCGCGGGGATCGCGCTGCTCGCCTACCTGCAGCTGCCGGACCCGGTCACCCCGGTGTGGGGCCCGGCGCCCGCGCCCACGGTCCTGCTGGTCGGCGGCGTCCTCGCCGGTCTGCTCGTCGCGGCGGTGGGGGCGCTCGCCGGCAGGCTGGGTGCCCGCGCCCGCGCCCGCGCGGCGCGGCGGCGGCTGCGGGCGTCCGTCGCGGAGGTGGCGCAGCGGCTCGTCCTGACGCCGCTGGCGGCGCAGACCGACGCGCTGGCCGCGTGCCGTCGGCAGGCCGCGCGGGCCGCCGGCCGCTGA
- a CDS encoding single-stranded DNA-binding protein → MGTHTQDVTVVGWVGSNLRTYHLDGVGGVPYAQFRLASTRRVLDRQSGAFRDGPTLWFTVKAWRAAAVNLDASLAKGDPVVVVGRLGQSEWVAQDGAPRSELVLEALAVGHDLSFGTTKFRRTLSGPRRARDDHADALPDDVGGLAEAPGPGPVHVDDPWASTADAPPAGDEPPADESDVAAGESACDLGGAAAPGSVSERALAGRG, encoded by the coding sequence ATGGGAACGCACACCCAGGACGTGACGGTCGTCGGATGGGTCGGCTCCAACCTGCGCACGTACCACCTCGACGGGGTCGGGGGAGTGCCGTACGCGCAGTTCCGGCTCGCGTCGACGCGCCGCGTGCTCGACCGGCAGTCCGGGGCCTTCCGCGACGGACCGACGCTGTGGTTCACGGTCAAGGCGTGGCGGGCCGCGGCGGTCAACCTCGACGCGTCGCTCGCCAAGGGTGACCCCGTGGTCGTCGTGGGGCGTCTGGGGCAGTCGGAGTGGGTGGCGCAGGACGGGGCGCCGCGCTCCGAGCTGGTGCTCGAGGCGCTCGCCGTGGGGCACGACCTGAGCTTCGGCACCACCAAGTTCCGTCGGACGCTGTCGGGACCGCGGCGCGCCCGCGACGACCACGCCGACGCCCTCCCCGACGACGTCGGCGGTCTCGCCGAGGCACCCGGTCCCGGGCCCGTACACGTCGACGACCCGTGGGCCTCCACCGCCGACGCCCCGCCCGCGGGCGACGAGCCGCCCGCGGACGAGTCGGACGTGGCGGCGGGCGAGAGTGCCTGCGACCTCGGCGGTGCGGCCGCGCCCGGATCAGTGTCCGAACGGGCGCTGGCCGGACGCGGGTGA
- the ettA gene encoding energy-dependent translational throttle protein EttA, with translation MAEFIYSMYKARKAHGDKVILDDVSLNFLPGAKIGVVGPNGAGKSTILKIMAGLDQPSNGEARLSPGYTVGILQQEPPLNEEKTVLGNVEEGVAEIKGKLDRYNEISALMADPDADFDTLLAEMGQLQEAIDAADAWDLDAQLEQAMDALRCPPPDADVTVLSGGERRRVALCKLLLEKPDLLLLDEPTNHLDAESVLWLEAHLKDYPGAILAVTHDRYFLDHVAEWICEVDRGRLYPYEGNYSTYLEKKGERLAIQGKKDAKLAKRLKDELEWVRSNAKGRQTKSKSRLARYEEMAAEADRTRKLDFEEIQIPPGPRLGSIVLEASNLQKGFDGRTLIDGLSFTLPRNGIVGVIGPNGVGKTTLFKTIVGLEPLDGGDLKVGETVSISYVDQSRGGIDPKKTLFEVVSDGLDFLKVGNVEMPSRAYVAAFGFKGPDQQKPAGVLSGGERNRLNLALTLKQGGNLLLLDEPTNDLDVETLGSLENALLEFPGCAVVVSHDRWFLDRVATHILAYEGTEENPGNWYWFEGNFASYEENKVQRLGPEAARPHRVTYRKLRRD, from the coding sequence GTGGCTGAGTTCATCTACAGCATGTACAAGGCGCGCAAGGCGCACGGCGACAAGGTCATCCTCGACGACGTCTCCCTCAACTTCCTGCCCGGCGCGAAGATCGGCGTCGTCGGCCCCAACGGCGCGGGCAAGTCCACGATCCTCAAGATCATGGCCGGGCTCGACCAGCCGTCGAACGGCGAGGCCCGGCTGTCGCCGGGATACACCGTCGGCATCCTGCAGCAGGAGCCGCCGCTGAACGAGGAGAAGACGGTCCTCGGCAACGTCGAGGAGGGCGTCGCCGAGATCAAGGGCAAGCTCGACCGCTACAACGAGATCTCCGCCCTCATGGCCGACCCCGACGCCGACTTCGACACGCTGCTGGCCGAGATGGGCCAGCTGCAGGAGGCCATCGACGCCGCCGACGCGTGGGACCTCGACGCCCAGCTCGAGCAGGCGATGGACGCGCTGCGGTGCCCGCCGCCGGACGCGGACGTCACCGTGCTCTCGGGCGGCGAGCGCCGCCGGGTCGCGTTGTGCAAGCTGCTCCTGGAGAAGCCCGACCTGCTGCTCCTCGACGAGCCCACCAACCACCTCGACGCCGAGAGCGTGCTGTGGCTGGAGGCGCACCTCAAGGACTACCCGGGCGCCATCCTCGCCGTCACCCACGACCGGTACTTCCTCGACCACGTCGCTGAGTGGATCTGCGAGGTCGACCGCGGCCGCCTGTACCCGTACGAGGGCAACTACTCGACGTACCTGGAGAAGAAGGGCGAGCGCCTCGCCATCCAGGGCAAGAAGGACGCGAAGCTCGCCAAGCGACTCAAGGACGAGCTGGAGTGGGTGCGGTCCAACGCCAAGGGCCGTCAGACCAAGTCCAAGTCGCGACTCGCGCGCTACGAGGAGATGGCCGCCGAGGCGGACCGCACGCGCAAGCTCGACTTCGAGGAGATCCAGATCCCGCCGGGCCCGCGCCTCGGCTCGATCGTTCTCGAGGCGTCGAACCTGCAGAAGGGCTTCGACGGTCGCACCCTCATCGACGGGCTGAGCTTCACGCTGCCGCGCAACGGCATCGTCGGCGTCATCGGCCCGAACGGCGTCGGCAAGACCACGCTGTTCAAGACGATCGTGGGTCTCGAGCCGCTCGACGGCGGTGACCTCAAGGTCGGAGAGACGGTCTCGATCTCGTACGTCGACCAGTCCCGCGGGGGCATCGACCCGAAGAAGACGCTGTTCGAGGTCGTGTCCGACGGGCTGGACTTCCTCAAGGTCGGCAACGTCGAGATGCCGTCGCGCGCGTACGTCGCGGCGTTCGGGTTCAAGGGGCCGGACCAGCAGAAGCCCGCGGGGGTGCTGTCCGGTGGTGAGCGCAACCGCCTCAACCTCGCGCTCACCCTGAAGCAGGGCGGCAACCTGCTGCTGCTCGACGAGCCGACCAACGACCTCGACGTCGAGACCCTCGGCTCGCTGGAGAACGCGCTGCTCGAGTTCCCCGGCTGCGCGGTCGTCGTCTCCCACGACCGGTGGTTCCTCGACCGCGTCGCGACCCACATCCTCGCGTACGAGGGCACGGAGGAGAACCCGGGCAACTGGTACTGGTTCGAGGGCAACTTCGCCTCGTACGAGGAGAACAAGGTGCAGCGCCTGGGGCCCGAGGCCGCGCGTCCGCACCGCGTGACGTACCGCAAGCTGCGGCGCGACTGA